One stretch of Corynebacterium callunae DSM 20147 DNA includes these proteins:
- a CDS encoding ArsR/SmtB family transcription factor codes for MTSATSFPTAASPLPHPEVGFDAVPHEVAEIAAEASKFYKALGDCTRLEILYLIATSTHSKVSANLLANTLNISAPTVTHHMKKLLAANLVTRKQCGKWAYFSIHSENAHLVSQIFETSDAATTVE; via the coding sequence ATGACCTCTGCCACTTCATTTCCGACGGCCGCTTCTCCACTTCCCCACCCGGAAGTAGGTTTTGATGCTGTGCCTCATGAAGTTGCAGAAATAGCAGCAGAAGCCAGTAAGTTTTATAAGGCACTCGGAGATTGCACCCGTTTAGAGATTCTTTACCTCATAGCCACTTCCACCCATTCCAAGGTCAGCGCCAATCTTTTGGCCAATACGCTTAACATCTCTGCCCCTACAGTGACACACCATATGAAAAAGCTGCTGGCAGCTAATTTGGTCACTCGCAAACAATGCGGGAAATGGGCGTATTTCAGCATTCATAGCGAAAACGCACATTTGGTTTCGCAGATTTTTGAAACTTCAGACGCTGCAACGACTGTGGAATAG
- a CDS encoding DUF4229 domain-containing protein, translating into MSESNSQHPPELNPQVRAAARKNVLIYGLARLGLFIVLTAVIHGLALLISAPVPLVMSALLALIVAFPLSMLVFNKLRVNATQAVATWDAQRKAHKKWVRDELADR; encoded by the coding sequence GTGAGTGAGTCGAATTCCCAACACCCCCCGGAGCTAAACCCTCAGGTACGGGCTGCCGCACGTAAAAATGTCCTCATCTATGGTCTTGCAAGACTGGGACTTTTTATTGTCCTAACAGCTGTTATTCATGGTCTGGCGCTGCTTATTAGTGCACCAGTGCCGTTGGTGATGTCTGCGCTGCTGGCTTTGATTGTGGCATTCCCACTGTCCATGCTGGTTTTTAATAAATTGCGCGTTAATGCCACTCAAGCAGTAGCAACCTGGGATGCCCAACGCAAAGCCCATAAGAAGTGGGTTCGTGATGAGCTTGCAGACCGCTAA
- a CDS encoding 1,4-dihydroxy-2-naphthoate polyprenyltransferase, translating to MSQSAPQKSTATASDWFQGARPHTWANAFAPVIAGSGAAAFHDGFVWWKALLALVVAWALIIGVNYANDYSDGIRGTDEDRTGPLRLTGSGLAKPQQVKNAAFISFGVAGVAGTALSLTSAWWLILIGVLCVLGAWFYTGGKNPYGYRGFGEIAVFIFFGLVAVLGTQFTQAGFVSWIGLAAAVGVGSMSAGVNLANNIRDIPTDAEAGKITLAVRLGDAGARKLFVALVSMPFIMSLLMAVAAWPVLIAWVALPLALRAAKPILNKATGKDLIPVIGATGRAMAIWAVLSGVALAVSQALNL from the coding sequence ATGTCTCAATCTGCTCCCCAGAAATCCACAGCAACCGCCTCCGATTGGTTCCAAGGCGCCCGCCCGCATACCTGGGCTAATGCCTTTGCACCTGTTATCGCAGGTTCGGGCGCAGCCGCCTTCCACGATGGTTTTGTGTGGTGGAAAGCGCTGCTCGCATTGGTAGTTGCCTGGGCTTTAATCATCGGCGTCAACTATGCCAATGATTATTCCGACGGTATCCGGGGTACTGATGAGGACCGCACCGGCCCGCTGCGACTTACCGGTTCTGGGCTTGCAAAACCTCAGCAGGTAAAAAATGCTGCGTTTATTTCCTTTGGTGTTGCCGGAGTAGCTGGTACTGCGTTGAGTTTGACCAGTGCTTGGTGGCTCATTTTAATCGGCGTGCTCTGCGTTTTGGGGGCCTGGTTTTATACCGGTGGCAAAAACCCCTATGGCTACCGCGGATTTGGCGAGATCGCCGTCTTCATCTTCTTTGGTTTGGTCGCCGTTTTGGGAACGCAATTCACCCAAGCTGGCTTTGTTAGCTGGATCGGACTAGCAGCTGCCGTCGGTGTGGGATCCATGTCGGCCGGTGTGAACCTGGCCAATAATATTCGCGATATCCCCACCGATGCTGAAGCTGGAAAAATCACCCTCGCAGTGCGCTTGGGAGATGCTGGAGCCCGCAAGCTATTTGTCGCACTGGTCTCCATGCCCTTTATCATGTCGCTACTAATGGCTGTAGCTGCTTGGCCAGTGCTTATTGCCTGGGTTGCACTGCCTTTGGCATTACGCGCAGCTAAACCAATCCTGAATAAGGCAACCGGCAAGGACCTTATTCCAGTTATTGGTGCAACCGGGCGCGCTATGGCAATTTGGGCAGTGTTAAGTGGTGTCGCACTGGCTGTTTCTCAAGCCTTAAATCTGTAG
- the menE gene encoding o-succinylbenzoate--CoA ligase, whose product MNNRILEPLPVDLRNPTAILDDLEDAISGRRTLLPIPVQDKERAQLLRSSQRAGQPIDSAIALVMATSGSTGTPKGAQLSPLNLVSSADATHQFLGGPGQWLLAMPAHHIAGMQVLIRALIAGVDPLAIDLSRGFNISEFASAATELKTTGDRIYTSLTPMQLLKAMDSLQGIEALALFDGILVGGAALSRQAREAASKLGLKVVTTYGSSETSGGCVYDGKPIPGAQVRIREGRIELGGPMIAQGYRNSPAHEDFAESGWFKTSDAGEFVDSTLVVKGRIDAVIDSGGLKLHPEVLERAISDIAGVSSACVVGIPDPRLGQAIVAAYAGSISPSQVIEGLDSLPRWQLPKQLKHLPQMPTIGPGKVDRKAIAALF is encoded by the coding sequence ATGAATAACCGCATTCTCGAGCCTCTTCCAGTTGATCTGCGCAACCCCACCGCAATTTTGGATGACTTAGAGGATGCCATCTCCGGACGGCGCACCCTGCTCCCCATCCCGGTTCAAGATAAAGAACGAGCGCAGCTTTTGCGCAGCTCCCAACGCGCCGGCCAGCCCATCGATTCAGCCATCGCTTTGGTTATGGCTACGTCTGGTTCCACTGGCACGCCCAAAGGTGCTCAACTTAGTCCGCTTAACCTCGTTTCCTCTGCGGATGCCACCCACCAATTCCTCGGTGGCCCAGGCCAATGGCTGCTGGCGATGCCCGCCCACCACATCGCTGGCATGCAGGTGCTCATCCGTGCACTGATCGCTGGCGTTGATCCACTGGCCATCGATCTCAGCCGCGGCTTCAACATCTCCGAGTTCGCCTCCGCCGCCACCGAGCTCAAAACCACCGGCGATCGCATCTACACTTCCCTTACTCCGATGCAGCTGCTCAAGGCCATGGATTCGCTCCAAGGAATAGAAGCTTTAGCGCTTTTCGACGGCATACTCGTCGGCGGGGCCGCCCTTTCCAGGCAGGCCCGGGAGGCTGCCAGCAAACTAGGGCTCAAGGTGGTCACCACCTATGGATCCTCTGAAACCTCAGGCGGGTGCGTTTATGATGGCAAACCGATTCCCGGCGCGCAGGTACGCATTCGTGAAGGTCGCATCGAGCTTGGTGGACCTATGATTGCGCAAGGTTATCGCAATAGCCCCGCGCATGAGGATTTTGCAGAATCCGGTTGGTTTAAAACTTCCGATGCCGGCGAGTTTGTTGATTCCACTTTGGTGGTCAAAGGTCGCATTGATGCAGTGATTGATTCCGGTGGTCTTAAACTCCATCCTGAGGTGCTCGAACGCGCAATCTCAGATATTGCAGGTGTTAGCTCAGCCTGTGTGGTGGGTATCCCTGATCCCCGTCTTGGTCAAGCGATTGTGGCTGCTTATGCGGGTTCAATTTCGCCTTCTCAAGTTATTGAGGGTCTTGATTCTCTCCCCCGCTGGCAATTGCCTAAGCAACTTAAACATCTCCCCCAGATGCCTACTATTGGTCCCGGCAAGGTTGATCGTAAAGCTATCGCAGCGCTGTTTTAA
- a CDS encoding DoxX family protein, producing MSTIKEVAFVLARILLGIILIAHGWDKFAITGLEGISGYFASLGIPAAGFAAVVAALVEIIGGILIIAGAFTRIAAAVVFVDMLLAALLAHIANGVFVMNNGWELTGAIGAGALLLVAAGAGAWSVDAALAKNKA from the coding sequence ATGTCAACCATTAAAGAAGTTGCTTTTGTCCTTGCCCGTATCCTTCTCGGTATCATCCTGATCGCTCACGGCTGGGATAAATTCGCTATCACCGGTCTTGAAGGTATCTCCGGATACTTCGCCTCCCTTGGTATCCCTGCAGCTGGCTTCGCCGCTGTAGTAGCAGCCCTCGTTGAGATCATCGGCGGCATCCTCATCATCGCCGGTGCCTTCACCCGCATTGCTGCCGCAGTTGTCTTCGTCGACATGCTGCTCGCAGCCCTCCTTGCACACATTGCCAATGGCGTATTTGTCATGAACAACGGCTGGGAGCTCACCGGTGCTATCGGCGCTGGCGCACTACTTCTCGTTGCCGCTGGCGCAGGCGCATGGAGCGTCGACGCAGCACTTGCAAAGAACAAGGCTTAA
- a CDS encoding DUF3349 domain-containing protein: MSNQEHPTIAHRVLSWLRQGYPAGVPRNDTFALFYVLERELNEADLDELANLLIAEGAENGLHPKPVTREKIAKLITHVHNQPPEDADIERIQEKLKAEGFLTQS, translated from the coding sequence ATGAGCAACCAAGAGCACCCCACCATCGCCCACCGAGTGCTGAGCTGGCTTCGCCAAGGTTATCCAGCGGGAGTTCCACGCAATGACACCTTTGCTCTTTTTTACGTCCTAGAGCGCGAGCTTAATGAGGCAGATCTGGACGAACTGGCAAATCTACTTATTGCCGAAGGTGCAGAGAATGGCCTACACCCAAAGCCAGTCACTCGGGAAAAGATTGCCAAACTTATTACCCATGTTCATAACCAACCTCCGGAAGATGCAGATATTGAACGCATTCAAGAAAAGCTAAAGGCCGAGGGTTTTCTCACCCAGAGTTAG
- a CDS encoding inorganic phosphate transporter, giving the protein MTELIILLIVIATALAFDFTNGFHDTGNAMATSIATGALRPKIAVALSATLNLVGAFLSVEVAATVAKGIVDLDRFDLSNAWDSHQLLLVVFAGLIGAIVWNLLTWLLGIPSSSSHALFGGLIGAAIASMGFGGVLWEGVMAKMILPALAAPIVAGLVAAIGTFAVYSLTKSVGDNEKNRYFRWGQIGSASLVSLAHGTNDAQKTMGIIFLSLVATGHIGADATIPFWVKASCALAIAVGTYMGGWRVIRTLGKGLVEIDSPQGMAAEASSAAIILTSSHFGMALSTTHVATGSIMGTGIGRKGSSVRWSVAGRMALAWIITLPASAIVGIFCWWVAHAIGSFTTDLVGVLVAFAILLGLSGYIFARSRKAPIDPNNVNADWDEESNSVAPAASTAPAAPSTPATAAQIEEEVSK; this is encoded by the coding sequence GTGACCGAGCTGATTATTCTTCTAATTGTTATCGCAACGGCGCTAGCCTTCGATTTCACCAATGGCTTCCATGACACCGGAAACGCAATGGCAACCTCAATTGCCACCGGTGCCCTACGCCCCAAGATTGCCGTGGCACTGTCTGCGACTTTGAACCTGGTTGGCGCTTTCCTTTCCGTGGAAGTTGCTGCCACTGTTGCCAAAGGCATCGTTGATCTCGACCGCTTTGACCTCAGTAATGCGTGGGATTCCCACCAGCTGCTGCTTGTTGTCTTTGCAGGCCTTATCGGCGCCATCGTGTGGAATCTACTGACCTGGTTGCTGGGCATTCCTTCCAGCTCTTCCCACGCACTTTTTGGCGGCCTCATCGGCGCAGCCATTGCTTCCATGGGCTTTGGTGGCGTGCTGTGGGAAGGTGTTATGGCCAAGATGATCTTGCCCGCCCTGGCCGCTCCCATCGTTGCAGGCTTGGTAGCCGCAATTGGCACCTTCGCGGTTTATAGCTTGACCAAGTCCGTTGGCGACAATGAAAAGAATCGCTACTTCCGCTGGGGTCAGATCGGCTCTGCATCCCTCGTCTCCCTGGCACACGGCACCAACGATGCCCAGAAGACCATGGGCATTATCTTCCTTTCCCTGGTTGCAACTGGCCACATCGGCGCAGATGCCACCATCCCATTCTGGGTAAAGGCTTCCTGCGCACTGGCAATCGCCGTTGGTACCTACATGGGTGGCTGGCGCGTTATCCGCACTCTGGGCAAGGGCTTGGTTGAGATTGATTCCCCACAGGGTATGGCTGCTGAGGCATCTTCTGCAGCAATCATCTTGACCTCCTCACACTTCGGCATGGCACTGTCCACCACCCACGTGGCAACCGGTTCCATCATGGGCACCGGCATCGGCCGCAAGGGTTCCTCCGTGCGCTGGTCCGTAGCTGGCCGCATGGCATTGGCCTGGATCATCACCCTGCCAGCCTCTGCAATTGTAGGCATCTTCTGCTGGTGGGTTGCCCACGCCATCGGATCCTTCACCACCGATCTGGTCGGCGTGCTTGTAGCCTTTGCTATTTTGCTCGGTCTTTCTGGCTATATTTTCGCCCGTTCCCGCAAGGCCCCAATTGATCCCAACAACGTTAACGCTGACTGGGATGAAGAATCCAATAGCGTTGCACCTGCAGCCTCTACTGCTCCTGCTGCGCCTTCCACTCCTGCAACCGCGGCCCAGATTGAAGAAGAGGTCTCCAAATAA
- a CDS encoding 1,4-dihydroxy-2-naphthoyl-CoA synthase has translation MSNYSTENPFDPTQWATVPGFENLTDITYHRHVGTSRAEGIVRIAFDRPEVRNAFRPHTVDELYQALDHARRTPDVGTILLTGNGPSQKDGGWAFCSGGDQRIRGRSGYQYATEHDHDDVHADASTVDAARAKVEGGRLHILEVQRLIRTMPKVVIAVVNGWAAGGGHSLHVVCDLTIASRQEARFKQTDADVGSFDAGYGSAYLAKMVGQKYAREIFFLGRTYDAERMQQMGAVNVVADHGELENEAIQMAKEINSKSPTAQRMLKFAFNLTDDGLMGQQVFAGEATRLAYMTDEAVEGKESFLEKRDPDWSDFPYYY, from the coding sequence ATGAGTAATTACAGCACTGAGAATCCTTTTGATCCCACCCAGTGGGCAACTGTTCCAGGTTTTGAAAACTTAACCGATATCACCTACCACCGCCATGTTGGCACCTCTCGGGCTGAGGGCATCGTAAGAATTGCCTTTGATCGCCCGGAGGTCCGCAATGCATTCCGCCCTCACACCGTTGATGAGCTTTATCAAGCGCTCGACCATGCGCGTCGCACTCCAGATGTGGGAACCATCTTGCTCACCGGCAATGGACCCAGCCAAAAGGATGGTGGCTGGGCCTTTTGTTCCGGCGGCGACCAGCGCATTCGCGGACGTTCTGGCTACCAATACGCCACTGAGCATGACCACGACGATGTCCATGCCGATGCTTCCACTGTTGATGCTGCCAGAGCCAAGGTAGAAGGTGGACGTTTGCACATTTTGGAGGTGCAGCGTCTGATTCGCACCATGCCCAAGGTTGTTATTGCCGTAGTTAATGGCTGGGCCGCTGGTGGCGGACACTCCTTGCATGTGGTGTGTGACCTCACCATTGCGTCCCGTCAAGAGGCTCGTTTTAAGCAGACTGATGCCGATGTCGGCTCCTTTGATGCTGGTTATGGATCTGCTTATTTGGCCAAAATGGTGGGTCAAAAGTATGCCCGCGAGATTTTCTTCCTCGGCCGTACCTATGATGCCGAGCGTATGCAGCAAATGGGTGCTGTGAATGTGGTGGCCGATCATGGCGAGTTGGAAAATGAAGCAATTCAGATGGCTAAGGAGATTAACTCCAAGTCCCCCACTGCGCAGCGCATGCTCAAATTTGCCTTTAACCTCACCGATGATGGGCTGATGGGTCAGCAGGTTTTTGCAGGTGAAGCTACTCGTTTGGCTTATATGACCGATGAGGCTGTGGAGGGTAAAGAATCCTTCTTGGAAAAGCGTGATCCAGATTGGAGTGACTTCCCCTATTACTACTAA
- a CDS encoding 4a-hydroxytetrahydrobiopterin dehydratase yields MTDPRQLLKAESIIDEKLGWDIAADYIQATFSTGDFLTGVKFINAIAESAEAANHHPDISLHYGAVVVELSSHDVGGITIRDINLAREINEHATALGLSFEA; encoded by the coding sequence ATGACTGACCCCCGCCAGCTACTTAAGGCCGAAAGCATTATCGACGAAAAACTGGGATGGGATATCGCTGCTGACTATATCCAAGCCACTTTCTCCACCGGCGATTTTTTAACCGGTGTGAAGTTTATTAATGCTATTGCCGAATCTGCAGAAGCTGCCAACCATCACCCTGATATTTCGCTGCATTATGGTGCGGTTGTGGTGGAGCTATCTAGCCATGATGTTGGTGGCATTACCATTCGCGATATTAATTTGGCCCGCGAGATTAATGAGCATGCCACTGCCCTCGGATTGTCTTTTGAGGCTTAA
- a CDS encoding Type 1 glutamine amidotransferase-like domain-containing protein, with protein sequence MKMLLTSFGHERIGSFLQGTVAYISDATRSFENDPEAAPFINVEREMLRSHGLEIRELPIATTPLAEVERILDEADGIYVAGGETFDLMWVLRSTGAAELITKKVRAGLPYIGTSAGAVIAGPDIEAVSLLDNPDIAPELPDFKGLGLCEQVIIPHAAGTIPIFPIEVFAETVRLYGQRFPLMLLRDGQALLIDEQGTHLI encoded by the coding sequence ATGAAAATGTTGCTCACCTCTTTTGGACACGAGCGTATAGGCAGTTTCCTGCAAGGAACAGTGGCCTATATTTCTGATGCCACCCGCAGCTTTGAAAATGATCCGGAAGCAGCGCCCTTCATCAATGTGGAAAGGGAGATGTTGCGCAGCCACGGCCTGGAAATCCGTGAACTTCCCATTGCCACCACACCTCTGGCGGAAGTGGAAAGAATTTTGGATGAGGCTGATGGCATTTATGTCGCTGGCGGTGAAACCTTTGATCTGATGTGGGTGCTGCGATCTACTGGGGCGGCGGAGCTCATCACCAAAAAGGTGCGCGCCGGGCTGCCCTATATTGGCACCAGCGCTGGCGCGGTAATCGCCGGCCCAGATATTGAGGCAGTAAGCCTGCTGGATAATCCAGATATTGCCCCGGAACTGCCAGATTTTAAAGGACTAGGGCTGTGCGAACAGGTGATTATTCCGCATGCTGCGGGCACCATTCCAATTTTCCCCATTGAGGTTTTTGCGGAAACAGTGCGTCTTTATGGCCAGCGCTTCCCGTTAATGTTGCTGCGCGATGGCCAAGCCCTGCTGATTGATGAGCAAGGAACCCACCTTATTTAA
- a CDS encoding o-succinylbenzoate synthase gives MNLPALDEILERAHVVSLPMNVKFRGVTTREAMLIEGPAGWGEFAPFLEYDAKESSAWLASGIEAAWQGFPEPLRERIEVNATIPAVPAAQVPEVLAKFPGCRTIKVKVAERGQTLADDIARVQAVREARPGAIIRVDANCGWTVEEALTAAQSLGPLDYLEQPCKTVEELAQLRSILQRSGIFARVAADESIRKSDDPYRVAELKAADVAVVKVAPLGGVTRVLEVAQHLRARTMDITVASALDTVVGINAGLAAVAALPKLDDDDLLDVAPQAAGLATSQLFVEDVATPHEIIDGFMNTRPIVPEPARLETLAASADRKDWWLQRARESYGVLTNL, from the coding sequence ATGAACCTGCCTGCACTTGATGAGATTTTAGAGCGCGCCCATGTGGTGTCCCTACCTATGAATGTGAAATTCCGGGGGGTCACCACCCGCGAGGCCATGCTTATTGAAGGCCCAGCTGGTTGGGGTGAATTTGCCCCATTCTTAGAATATGATGCCAAAGAATCAAGCGCCTGGTTAGCCTCGGGAATTGAAGCAGCCTGGCAGGGTTTCCCTGAACCACTGCGTGAACGCATTGAAGTAAATGCCACCATTCCGGCTGTACCTGCAGCTCAAGTGCCTGAGGTATTGGCCAAATTCCCCGGCTGTCGCACCATTAAAGTAAAGGTTGCCGAGCGCGGCCAAACCCTTGCTGATGACATTGCGCGAGTTCAAGCAGTACGTGAAGCCCGACCCGGCGCGATTATCCGCGTGGATGCCAATTGTGGCTGGACCGTGGAGGAAGCCCTCACAGCAGCGCAGTCGCTCGGACCCTTGGACTATTTGGAACAGCCTTGTAAAACCGTGGAGGAATTGGCACAGCTGCGTTCTATTCTGCAGCGCAGCGGAATTTTTGCGCGGGTTGCAGCTGATGAATCCATTCGGAAATCCGATGATCCTTATCGGGTGGCGGAATTGAAGGCAGCTGATGTGGCAGTGGTGAAGGTAGCTCCGCTTGGTGGGGTTACTCGGGTGTTGGAGGTAGCGCAGCATTTGCGGGCGCGCACCATGGACATCACGGTAGCAAGTGCGTTGGACACGGTGGTGGGTATTAATGCGGGCTTGGCGGCAGTGGCGGCACTGCCCAAACTTGACGATGATGACCTGCTCGACGTTGCTCCCCAAGCTGCTGGGCTTGCTACCTCCCAGCTCTTTGTTGAAGACGTAGCCACACCGCATGAAATCATTGATGGTTTTATGAATACGCGCCCTATCGTTCCTGAACCTGCGCGCCTGGAAACGCTTGCTGCCAGCGCAGATCGCAAGGATTGGTGGCTGCAGCGGGCCCGTGAATCCTATGGAGTACTGACAAACCTCTAG
- the menD gene encoding 2-succinyl-5-enolpyruvyl-6-hydroxy-3-cyclohexene-1-carboxylic-acid synthase — protein MSRTAALDLSRAVIETLSPHITDVVLCPGSRNSPLALEVLAREDLRVHVRIDERAAAFLALSLARVQRRPVPVVMTSGTAVSNCLPAMTEAAHAHIPLIVLSADRPAHLVGTGASQTIDQNNIFGAVAPTVLVQTPAGLEHVVESLSVGASQSPRHFNIALDVPLVAAELPAPQRAEKQIWQQRWVDHGEVAVDITERTLVIAGDEAWEVEGLEDVPTLAEPTAPKPFHPVHPLAANILLKEQVSAEGYVVNTRPEHVIVVGHPTLHRGVISLMSDPEIKLTVLSRTDTITDPGRHATQVASRVKVSGTQDKQWLKICDAASEVAASGVREVLENKDFGFTGLHVAAAVADTLGTGDTLFASASNPIRDLSIVGLPFDGVDTFSPRGTAGIDGSVSQAVGTALAVQSRHPDEIRAPRSIALLGDLAFLHDVGGLLIGPYEPRPENLTIVVANDNGGGIFETLETGAPELREKFERAFGTPHDVSLAELCAGYGVEHQEVDNLQDLILALVDSTEVSGFRVIEAHTVRDTRRAQQEALKAKVI, from the coding sequence ATGTCTCGCACTGCTGCTTTAGATTTATCACGCGCCGTCATTGAAACCCTCAGCCCACATATCACCGACGTGGTGCTGTGCCCGGGTTCGCGTAACTCACCCTTAGCCCTTGAGGTGCTGGCCCGCGAGGACTTGCGCGTGCATGTGCGTATCGACGAGCGCGCTGCAGCCTTTTTGGCGCTGTCCCTAGCGCGAGTACAGCGCCGCCCGGTGCCAGTGGTGATGACTTCGGGAACAGCTGTATCCAACTGTTTGCCGGCTATGACCGAGGCAGCTCATGCCCACATTCCACTGATTGTGTTGTCGGCTGATCGTCCCGCACATTTGGTGGGTACCGGTGCGAGCCAAACCATTGATCAGAACAATATTTTTGGCGCCGTGGCGCCAACCGTTTTGGTACAGACCCCAGCCGGCCTTGAGCACGTGGTGGAAAGCTTGAGCGTCGGGGCGTCGCAAAGCCCAAGGCACTTTAATATCGCCCTAGATGTACCTTTGGTGGCTGCTGAATTGCCAGCTCCGCAGCGTGCGGAAAAGCAGATCTGGCAGCAACGTTGGGTGGATCATGGTGAAGTGGCCGTGGATATTACCGAACGCACTCTGGTGATTGCCGGCGATGAAGCTTGGGAAGTGGAGGGCCTGGAAGATGTGCCAACGCTGGCAGAACCCACCGCACCTAAGCCTTTCCATCCAGTCCACCCGCTCGCTGCCAATATTTTGCTTAAAGAACAGGTGTCGGCCGAAGGCTATGTGGTAAATACCCGCCCTGAGCATGTGATTGTGGTTGGTCACCCTACTTTGCATCGAGGTGTTATCAGCTTGATGTCTGATCCTGAGATTAAGTTGACCGTGCTTTCTCGTACCGATACCATCACTGATCCCGGCCGTCATGCAACTCAGGTGGCAAGCCGCGTGAAGGTTTCTGGCACCCAAGATAAGCAGTGGCTAAAAATTTGTGATGCAGCTTCCGAGGTCGCGGCCTCCGGGGTGCGCGAAGTGCTGGAAAATAAGGACTTCGGCTTTACTGGTTTGCATGTAGCTGCAGCGGTTGCCGATACCCTCGGCACCGGCGATACCCTTTTTGCTAGTGCTTCCAACCCGATCCGTGATCTCTCCATTGTGGGACTGCCTTTTGATGGTGTGGATACGTTCTCTCCACGCGGAACTGCTGGCATTGACGGCTCGGTATCCCAAGCTGTGGGAACTGCGCTGGCTGTGCAATCTCGCCATCCCGATGAAATCCGCGCACCTCGCAGCATTGCGCTCTTGGGCGATTTAGCCTTCTTGCACGATGTGGGTGGTTTGTTGATCGGCCCTTATGAGCCACGTCCAGAAAACCTCACCATTGTGGTGGCCAATGACAATGGTGGCGGAATTTTTGAAACGCTGGAAACTGGTGCACCTGAGCTCCGCGAGAAATTTGAACGTGCCTTTGGCACTCCGCATGATGTTTCTCTGGCCGAGCTGTGCGCTGGTTATGGAGTAGAGCACCAGGAAGTAGATAATCTCCAAGACCTCATCTTGGCGCTTGTTGATTCCACTGAAGTTTCTGGCTTTAGAGTTATTGAAGCTCATACGGTGCGTGATACGCGCCGGGCCCAGCAAGAGGCGCTTAAAGCAAAGGTTATCTAA
- a CDS encoding DUF3592 domain-containing protein encodes MEWGRLRRRLQQLLIVAYIAVMLGVVSMVIGPFLNDRTIAENPGRALAQVTNVGSYRTTADFQDEHGIFHSPETGLIYPTGLGEGQRVWVNYSKADPDLVKVEGRGWTLAIIPALSVGAVATVIAGLLWLGVARIGARSERTDE; translated from the coding sequence ATGGAGTGGGGGAGACTACGGCGCCGCCTGCAACAATTATTGATTGTTGCTTATATAGCAGTGATGTTGGGCGTGGTGTCCATGGTGATTGGCCCGTTTCTAAATGACCGCACCATCGCTGAGAATCCTGGTCGAGCTTTGGCTCAAGTAACAAATGTGGGAAGTTATCGCACCACCGCGGACTTTCAGGATGAACATGGAATTTTCCATTCCCCAGAAACCGGCCTCATTTATCCCACCGGCTTGGGTGAAGGCCAGCGCGTGTGGGTGAATTATTCCAAGGCGGATCCTGATCTGGTCAAGGTGGAAGGCCGTGGCTGGACTTTGGCTATCATTCCGGCGTTGAGCGTGGGAGCTGTTGCTACCGTGATTGCCGGACTATTATGGCTAGGGGTCGCACGGATTGGTGCGCGTTCTGAGCGCACTGATGAGTAG